The following proteins are encoded in a genomic region of Triticum dicoccoides isolate Atlit2015 ecotype Zavitan chromosome 1B, WEW_v2.0, whole genome shotgun sequence:
- the LOC119343032 gene encoding cytochrome P450 734A1-like isoform X1 has translation MGAVAALLLAGLLAALTYVLRALHSIVWVPHRLERRLRRQGIRGPPRSLLSGNAAEYVAMTKAAQSKPLASFHHAFIGRAAPQYREWAARYGRPFVFWFGPRPRLVVSGPEVAKAVLTDSTGAFEKGTTGSGNNPQARQLIGEGLVGLTGEKWAHHRRVTSPAFNMERVKGWIPEISAITLSMLDKREVQGETRAEFEIDVNKEFHTLSADVISCVAFGSSYEEGKRIFQLQDEQIQLVILAMRTFYFPGFRYVPTKKNRRRHSLNKEIRNSLRRLIEINRNKCEDSKNLLGLML, from the exons ATGGGCGCCGTCGCTGCTCTCCTCCTAGCCGGTCTACTCGCCGCGCTCACGTACGTGCTTCGCGCGCTCCACTCCATCGTATGGGTCCCGCACCGCCTGGAGCGCCGTCTGCGCCGTCAGGGCATCCGGGGCCCTCCGCGCAGCCTGCTCTCCGGGAACGCGGCCGAATACGTCGCCATGACCAAAGCCGCCCAGTCCAAGCCGCTCGCCTCCTTCCACCACGCCTTCATCGGCCGCGCCGCGCCGCAGTACCGCGAGTGGGCGGCGCGGTACGGCCGCCCGTTCGTGTTCTGGTTCGGGCCCCGGCCGCGGTTGGTGGTCTCCGGCCCGGAGGTCGCGAAGGCCGTGCTGACCGACTCCACGGGGGCCTTCGAGAAGGGTACCACCGGCAGCGGCAACAACCCGCAAGCTCGGCAGCTCATCGGCGAGGGGCTGGTGGGGCTCACCGGGGAGAAGTGGGCGCACCACCGCCGTGTGACCTCGCCCGCCTTCAACATGGAGAGAGTCAAG GGTTGGATACCAGAAATATCAGCTATCACTTTATCCATGCTGGATAAACGGGAAGTCCAAGGAGAAACTCGAGCAGAGTTTGAGATCGATGTAAATAAAGAATTCCACACTTTGAGTGCGGATGTCATTTCTTGCGTGGCATTTGGAAGTAGCTACGAGGAAGGAAAGCGAATTTTTCAATTGCAAGATGAACAGATACAACTTGTCATACTTGCTATGAGAACCTTCTACTTTCCTGGCTTCAG GTATGTGCCGACAAAGAAGAACCGAAGAAGGCATAGCCTAAACAAGGAAATCCGAAATTCCCTGCGCAGATTGATTGAGATAAATCGAAACAAGTGTGAAGATTCCAAAAATTTGCTTGGCTTAATGCTATAA
- the LOC119343032 gene encoding cytochrome P450 734A1-like isoform X2, with protein sequence MGAVAALLLAGLLAALTYVLRALHSIVWVPHRLERRLRRQGIRGPPRSLLSGNAAEYVAMTKAAQSKPLASFHHAFIGRAAPQYREWAARYGRPFVFWFGPRPRLVVSGPEVAKAVLTDSTGAFEKGTTGSGNNPQARQLIGEGLVGLTGEKWAHHRRVTSPAFNMERVKGWIPEISAITLSMLDKREVQGETRAEFEIDVNKEFHTLSADVISCVAFGSSYEEGKRIFQLQDEQIQLVILAMRTFYFPGFR encoded by the exons ATGGGCGCCGTCGCTGCTCTCCTCCTAGCCGGTCTACTCGCCGCGCTCACGTACGTGCTTCGCGCGCTCCACTCCATCGTATGGGTCCCGCACCGCCTGGAGCGCCGTCTGCGCCGTCAGGGCATCCGGGGCCCTCCGCGCAGCCTGCTCTCCGGGAACGCGGCCGAATACGTCGCCATGACCAAAGCCGCCCAGTCCAAGCCGCTCGCCTCCTTCCACCACGCCTTCATCGGCCGCGCCGCGCCGCAGTACCGCGAGTGGGCGGCGCGGTACGGCCGCCCGTTCGTGTTCTGGTTCGGGCCCCGGCCGCGGTTGGTGGTCTCCGGCCCGGAGGTCGCGAAGGCCGTGCTGACCGACTCCACGGGGGCCTTCGAGAAGGGTACCACCGGCAGCGGCAACAACCCGCAAGCTCGGCAGCTCATCGGCGAGGGGCTGGTGGGGCTCACCGGGGAGAAGTGGGCGCACCACCGCCGTGTGACCTCGCCCGCCTTCAACATGGAGAGAGTCAAG GGTTGGATACCAGAAATATCAGCTATCACTTTATCCATGCTGGATAAACGGGAAGTCCAAGGAGAAACTCGAGCAGAGTTTGAGATCGATGTAAATAAAGAATTCCACACTTTGAGTGCGGATGTCATTTCTTGCGTGGCATTTGGAAGTAGCTACGAGGAAGGAAAGCGAATTTTTCAATTGCAAGATGAACAGATACAACTTGTCATACTTGCTATGAGAACCTTCTACTTTCCTGGCTTCAGGTGA